Proteins encoded in a region of the Tripterygium wilfordii isolate XIE 37 chromosome 21, ASM1340144v1, whole genome shotgun sequence genome:
- the LOC119988791 gene encoding glucose-6-phosphate/phosphate translocator 2, chloroplastic-like isoform X2, producing MISSIKHAQCSLASSDFLPKRRTLVKSQFSPLPIIQNAQQGLNQSPTPQKPLHISSIGNFSLTETKTQKRTTTECQAYEADRSRPLDINIELLDEQARWEAAQRIKIGLYFATWWALNVVFNIYNKMVLNAFPYPWLTSTLSLACGSIMMLISWATRIAAAPKTDFEFWKNLFPVALAHTIGHVAATVSMSKVAVSFTHIIKSGEPAFSVLVSRFLLGDTFPMPVYWSLLPIIGGCALAAVSELNFNMIGFVGAMISNLAFVFRNIFSKKGMKGKSVSGMNYYACLSILSLLILTPFAIAVEGPQVWAAGWQNAVAQIGPNFVWWVAAQSIFYHLYNQVSYMSLDQISPLTFSIGNTMKRISVIVSSIIIFHTPVQPINALGAAIAILGTFLYSQDQMDEDFLKLSKMFNAMKSAVRAPDLYPKYKIAVLASKQEH from the exons ATGATCTCTTCAATCAAGCACGCACAATGCTCTCTGGCGTCCTCAGACTTCCTGCCGAAAAGGCGCACACTTGTTAAATCCCAATTCTCTCCACTACCCATTATTCAAAACGCACAACAAGGCCTTAATCAGTCACCCACTCCACAAAAACCATTACATATCTCTTCAATTGGGAACTTTTCGCTTACAGAGACAAAGACCCAGAAGCGCACAACAACAGAGTGCCAAGCCTATGAGGCTGACCGGTCGCGCCCGCTTGACATCAATATTGAGTTGCTGGACGAGCAGGCACGATGGGAGGCGGCACAGAGGATCAAAATTGGGTTATATTTTGCGACCTGGTGGGCCTTGAACGTGGTGTTCAATATTTACAATAAGATGGTATTGAATGCGTTTCCTTATCCGTGGCTTACTTCGACGCTCTCACTCGCTTGTGGGTCTATTATGATGTTGATTTCGTGGGCCACGAGAATCGCTGCTGCCCCAAAGACTGATTTCGAGTTTTGGAAGAACTTATTCCCT GTTGCGTTGGCACATACAATTGGGCATGTGGCTGCAACCGTTAGCATGTCGAAGGTTGCAGTTTCATTCACCCACATCATCAAGAGTGGTGAGCCTGCCTTCAGTGTCCTGGTTTCAAGGTTTCTATTGGGAGATACTTTTCCAATGCCTGTCTACTGGTCACTGTTGCCCATCATTGGGGGTTGCGCACTTGCTGCTGTTAGTGAGCTCAACTTCAACATGATTG GTTTTGTGGGTGCTATGATATCAAACTTGGCATTTGTTTTTCGGAACATTTTCTCAAAGAAAGGGATGAAGGGGAAGTCTGTTAGTGGGATGAACTACTACGCCTGTCTGTCCATTTTGTCTCTATTGATTCTCACACCATTTGCCATTGCTGTTGAGGGACCACAAGTGTGGGCTGCTGGCTGGCAGAATGCTGTAGCTCAAATTGGACCCAACTTTGTTTG GTGGGTGGCAGCTCAAAGTATATTCTACCATCTGTATAATCAGGTTTCATACATGTCGCTCGATCAGATATCACCATTGACATTTAGCATTGGTAACACAATGAAGCGGATATCTGTAATAGTCTCCTCCATAATTATCTTCCACACTCCTGTTCAACCCATCAATGCCCTTGGAGCTGCCATTGCAATTCTTGGTACCTTCCTGTATTCACAG GATCAGATGGATGAGGACTTCTTGAAGCTCTCAAAAATGTTCAATGCCATGAAATCTGCTGTTAGGGCCCCAGATCTTTACCCCAAATATAAAATTGCTGTTCTTGCTTCAAAGCAG GAACACTAA
- the LOC119988791 gene encoding glucose-6-phosphate/phosphate translocator 2, chloroplastic-like isoform X4 has product MISSIKHAQCSLASSDFLPKRRTLVKSQFSPLPIIQNAQQGLNQSPTPQKPLHISSIGNFSLTETKTQKRTTTECQAYEADRSRPLDINIELLDEQARWEAAQRIKIGLYFATWWALNVVFNIYNKMVLNAFPYPWLTSTLSLACGSIMMLISWATRIAAAPKTDFEFWKNLFPVALAHTIGHVAATVSMSKVAVSFTHIIKSGEPAFSVLVSRFLLGDTFPMPVYWSLLPIIGGCALAAVSELNFNMIGFVGAMISNLAFVFRNIFSKKGMKGKSVSGMNYYACLSILSLLILTPFAIAVEGPQVWAAGWQNAVAQIGPNFVWWVAAQSIFYHLYNQVSYMSLDQISPLTFSIGNTMKRISVIVSSIIIFHTPVQPINALGAAIAILGTFLYSQAKL; this is encoded by the exons ATGATCTCTTCAATCAAGCACGCACAATGCTCTCTGGCGTCCTCAGACTTCCTGCCGAAAAGGCGCACACTTGTTAAATCCCAATTCTCTCCACTACCCATTATTCAAAACGCACAACAAGGCCTTAATCAGTCACCCACTCCACAAAAACCATTACATATCTCTTCAATTGGGAACTTTTCGCTTACAGAGACAAAGACCCAGAAGCGCACAACAACAGAGTGCCAAGCCTATGAGGCTGACCGGTCGCGCCCGCTTGACATCAATATTGAGTTGCTGGACGAGCAGGCACGATGGGAGGCGGCACAGAGGATCAAAATTGGGTTATATTTTGCGACCTGGTGGGCCTTGAACGTGGTGTTCAATATTTACAATAAGATGGTATTGAATGCGTTTCCTTATCCGTGGCTTACTTCGACGCTCTCACTCGCTTGTGGGTCTATTATGATGTTGATTTCGTGGGCCACGAGAATCGCTGCTGCCCCAAAGACTGATTTCGAGTTTTGGAAGAACTTATTCCCT GTTGCGTTGGCACATACAATTGGGCATGTGGCTGCAACCGTTAGCATGTCGAAGGTTGCAGTTTCATTCACCCACATCATCAAGAGTGGTGAGCCTGCCTTCAGTGTCCTGGTTTCAAGGTTTCTATTGGGAGATACTTTTCCAATGCCTGTCTACTGGTCACTGTTGCCCATCATTGGGGGTTGCGCACTTGCTGCTGTTAGTGAGCTCAACTTCAACATGATTG GTTTTGTGGGTGCTATGATATCAAACTTGGCATTTGTTTTTCGGAACATTTTCTCAAAGAAAGGGATGAAGGGGAAGTCTGTTAGTGGGATGAACTACTACGCCTGTCTGTCCATTTTGTCTCTATTGATTCTCACACCATTTGCCATTGCTGTTGAGGGACCACAAGTGTGGGCTGCTGGCTGGCAGAATGCTGTAGCTCAAATTGGACCCAACTTTGTTTG GTGGGTGGCAGCTCAAAGTATATTCTACCATCTGTATAATCAGGTTTCATACATGTCGCTCGATCAGATATCACCATTGACATTTAGCATTGGTAACACAATGAAGCGGATATCTGTAATAGTCTCCTCCATAATTATCTTCCACACTCCTGTTCAACCCATCAATGCCCTTGGAGCTGCCATTGCAATTCTTGGTACCTTCCTGTATTCACAG GCAAAGCTGTGA
- the LOC119987970 gene encoding uncharacterized protein LOC119987970, which produces METYSLPTTALFLTNVILIYSLLVSANRQNLKESLDPSLLPPNFLFGTASSSYQYEGAYLEDGKGLSNWDVFSHKPGTVSDGSNADVALDQYHRYHEDIELMETLGVNSYRFSISWARILPKGRFGDVNVAGISFYNRLIDALLHRGIEPFVTLSHFVIPQELEDRYGGWLSPNSQEDFAYFADICFRSFGDRVKYWVTFNEPNLQASMAYRLGIHPPARCSRPFGNCTAGDSEKEPFVAAHNMILSHAAAVDNYRSNYQRAQGGSIGIVLYSSWFEPISNSTADKLAAERAQSFWLKWILDPIIYGRYPPEMRKVLGSILPEFSGTDKQKLKQGLDFIGVNHYSSYFVQDCIFSSCEHGPGTSKTEGSYRQTSEKNGVPIGKPTTIWWLNDYPEGMQRIVTYVKEAYNNIPIFITENGYGEVTNHNLKIGEYLNDVKRVEYMAAYLDALLSTVRDGADVRGYFYWTLLDDFEWTDGYTERFGLHYIDYSTLKRTPKLSATWYKEYIAKHKVLKVQMPEPDRQHYEYYCRFVIYSSGQYHGQQKSGCPSAMATYSLHTALFLTNVILISSLCVSANRQNLKESLDPSLLPPNFLFGTASSSYQYEGAYLEDGKGLSNWDVFSHKPGTVIDGSNGDVALDQYHRYHEDIELMETLGVNSYRFSISWARILPKGRFGDVNVAGISFYNRLIDALLHKGIEPFVTLTHFDIPQELEDRYEGWLSPNSQEDFAYFADICFRSFGDRVKYWVTFNEPNLLASMAYRRGKLPPARCSRPFGNCTAGDSEKEPFVAAHNMILSHAAAVDNYRSNYQRAQGGSIGIVVHSSWFEPISNSTADKLAAERAQSFWLKWILDPIIYGQYPPEMTEVLGSILPGFSGTDMQKLKQGLDFIGINHYSSYFVQDCIFSSCEHEEGTSKTEGSYRQTSEKNGVPIGEPTTIWWLNDYPEGMQRIVTYVKEAYNNIPIFITENGYGEKNNHNLKIDEYLNDVKRVEYMADYLDALLSAVRDGADVRGYFYWTLLDDFEWIDGYTERFGLHYIDYSTLKRTPKLSATWYKDYITKYKLLKVQMPEPDRQHYEY; this is translated from the exons ATGGAAACTTATTCACTTCCCACCACAGCTCTCTTTCTGACAAATGTGATATTGATTTATTCGCTCTTGGTCTCAGCCAATCGGCAAAATCTGAAAGAGAGCTTGGATCCGTCTCTGCTTCCTCCAAACTTTCTCTTTGGGACTGCCTCTTCTTCTTATCAG TATGAAGGTGCTTATTTAGAGGATGGTAAAGGGTTGAGCAATTGGGATGTTTTTAGCCACAAACCAG GAACAGTAAGTGATGGAAGCAATGCGGATGTTGCCTTGGATCAATACCATCGTTATCAT GAAGACATTGAATTAATGGAAACCCTTGGAGTAAACAGCTACAGGTTCTCAATTTCATGGGCACGGATTTTACCCA AAGGGCGATTTGGAGATGTCAATGTGGCTGGGATTAGCTTCTATAACAGGCTTATAGATGCTCTTCTACATAGAG GGATTGAACCATTTGTAACATTATCTCACTTTGTTATTCCTCAAGAACTAGAGGATAGATATGGAGGTTGGCTAAGTCCCAATTCACA gGAAGATTTCGCATATTTTGCAGACATATGTTTTAGGTCGTTTGGAGACAGGGTTAAGTACTGGGTTACCTTCAATGAGCCTAACCTGCAAGCTTCAATGGCTTATCGTCTAGGAATACATCCACCGGCTCGCTGCTCACGCCCATTCGGGAATTGTACTGCTGGGGATTCAGAGAAGGAACCCTTTGTAGCTGCACATAATATGATCCTATCTCATGCAGCTGCTGTAGATAATTACAGATCCAATTATCAG AGGGCACAAGGAGGCAGCATTGGGATTGTTTTATATAGCTCATGGTTTGAGCCCATCAGTAACTCTACAGCAGATAAGTTAGCCGCCGAAAGAGCTCAATCCTTTTGGTTAAAATG GATCTTGGACCCAATTATATATGGTCGATATCCGCCAGAGATGAGAAAAGTTCTAGGATCTATTTTGCCAGAATTTTCAGGCACTGACAAGCAAAAACTGAAGCAAGGATTAGATTTTATCGGCGTCAATCATTACAGTAGTTACTTTGTCCAAGATTGCATCTTTTCTTCTTGTGAACATGGACCAGGAACCTCGAAAACAGAAGGTTCTTATAGACAAACCTCAGAGAAAAATGGAGTACCAATTGGGAAACCT ACTACCATCTGGTGGCTAAATGATTATCCAGAAGGAATGCAAAGGATTGTCACCTACGTCAAAGAGGCATACAACAATATACCCATCTTCATTACGGAAAATG GGTATGGTGAAGTGACTAATCACAATTTGAAAATTGGCGAATATctgaatgatgtcaagagagtgGAATATATGGCTGCGTACTTAGATGCCCTCTTGTCAACGGTAAG AGATGGAGCAGATGTGAGGGGGTATTTCTACTGGACCTTGCTTGATGACTTCGAATGGACAGATGGTTATACAGAAAGGTTCGGACTTCACTATATTGATTACAGCACACTGAAAAGAACACCAAAGTTATCAGCAACTTGGTACAAAGAGTACATAGCAAAGCATAAGGTGCTAAAGGTCCAAATGCCAGAACCTGATAGACAACATTATGAATATTA TTGCAGATTTGTTATATATTCATCTGGTCAATACCACGGCCAGCAGAAGAGTGGGTGCCCCTCTGCCATGGCAACGTATTCACTTCACACAGCTCTCTTTCTAACAAATGTGATATTGATTTCTTCGCTCTGCGTCTCAGCCAATCGGCAAAATCTGAAAGAGAGCTTGGATCCATCTCTGCTTCCTCCAAACTTTCTCTTTGGGACTGCCTCCTCTTCTTATCAG TATGAAGGTGCTTATTTAGAGGATGGCAAAGGGTTGAGCAATTGGGATGTTTTTAGCCACAAACCAG GTACAGTAATTGATGGAAGCAATGGGGATGTTGCTTTGGATCAATACCATCGTTATCAT GAAGACATTGAATTAATGGAAACCCTTGGAGTAAACAGCTACAGGTTCTCAATTTCATGGGCACGGATTTTACCCA AAGGGCGATTTGGAGATGTCAATGTGGCTGGGATTAGCTTCTATAACAGGCTTATAGATGCTCTTCTACATAAAG GGATTGAACCATTTGTAACATTAACTCACTTTGATATTCCTCAAGAACTAGAGGACAGATATGAAGGTTGGCTAAGTCCCAATTCACA ggAAGATTTCGCATATTTTGCAGACATATGTTTTAGGTCATTTGGAGACAGGGTGAAGTACTGGGTTACTTTCAATGAGCCTAACCTGCTAGCTTCAATGGCTTATCGACGAGGAAAACTTCCACCAGCTCGTTGCTCACGCCCATTCGGGAATTGTACTGCTGGGGATTCAGAGAAGGAACCCTTTGTAGCAGCACATAATATGATCCTATCTCATGCAGCTGCTGTAGATAATTACAGATCCAATTACCAG AGGGCACAGGGAGGCAGCATTGGGATTGTGGTACATAGCTCATGGTTTGAGCCCATCAGTAACTCTACAGCAGACAAGTTAGCCGCTGAAAGAGCTCAATCCTTTTGGTTAAAATG GATCTTGGACCCAATTATATATGGTCAATATCCGCCAGAGATGACAGAAGTTCTAGGATCTATTTTGCCAGGATTTTCTGGCACTGACATGCAAAAATTGAAGCAAGGATTAGATTTTATAGGCATCAATCATTACAGTAGTTACTTTGTCCAAGATTGCATCTTTTCTTCTTGTGAACATGAAGAAGGAACCTCTAAAACAGAAGGTTCTTATAGACAAACTTCAGAGAAAAATGGAGTACCAATTGGGGAACCT ACTACCATCTGGTGGCTAAATGATTATCCAGAAGGAATGCAAAGGATTGTCACCTACGTCAAAGAGGCATACAACAATATACCCATCTTCATTACAGAAAATG GGTATGGTGAAAAGAATAATCACAATTTGAAGATTGACGAATATctgaatgatgtcaagagagtgGAATATATGGCTGACTACTTAGATGCCCTCTTGTCAGCAGTAAG AGATGGAGCAGATGTGAGGGGGTATTTCTACTGGACCTTGCTTGATGACTTCGAATGGATAGATGGTTATACAGAAAGGTTCGGACTTCACTATATTGATTACAGCACACTGAAAAGAACACCAAAGTTATCAGCAACTTGGTACAAAGACTACATAACAAAATATAAGCTGCTAAAGGTCCAAATGCCAGAACCTGATAGACAACATTACGAATATTAG
- the LOC119988791 gene encoding glucose-6-phosphate/phosphate translocator 2, chloroplastic-like isoform X1, translated as MISSIKHAQCSLASSDFLPKRRTLVKSQFSPLPIIQNAQQGLNQSPTPQKPLHISSIGNFSLTETKTQKRTTTECQAYEADRSRPLDINIELLDEQARWEAAQRIKIGLYFATWWALNVVFNIYNKMVLNAFPYPWLTSTLSLACGSIMMLISWATRIAAAPKTDFEFWKNLFPVALAHTIGHVAATVSMSKVAVSFTHIIKSGEPAFSVLVSRFLLGDTFPMPVYWSLLPIIGGCALAAVSELNFNMIGFVGAMISNLAFVFRNIFSKKGMKGKSVSGMNYYACLSILSLLILTPFAIAVEGPQVWAAGWQNAVAQIGPNFVWWVAAQSIFYHLYNQVSYMSLDQISPLTFSIGNTMKRISVIVSSIIIFHTPVQPINALGAAIAILGTFLYSQDQMDEDFLKLSKMFNAMKSAVRAPDLYPKYKIAVLASKQAGAGKGEEDRLRRAVQEEV; from the exons ATGATCTCTTCAATCAAGCACGCACAATGCTCTCTGGCGTCCTCAGACTTCCTGCCGAAAAGGCGCACACTTGTTAAATCCCAATTCTCTCCACTACCCATTATTCAAAACGCACAACAAGGCCTTAATCAGTCACCCACTCCACAAAAACCATTACATATCTCTTCAATTGGGAACTTTTCGCTTACAGAGACAAAGACCCAGAAGCGCACAACAACAGAGTGCCAAGCCTATGAGGCTGACCGGTCGCGCCCGCTTGACATCAATATTGAGTTGCTGGACGAGCAGGCACGATGGGAGGCGGCACAGAGGATCAAAATTGGGTTATATTTTGCGACCTGGTGGGCCTTGAACGTGGTGTTCAATATTTACAATAAGATGGTATTGAATGCGTTTCCTTATCCGTGGCTTACTTCGACGCTCTCACTCGCTTGTGGGTCTATTATGATGTTGATTTCGTGGGCCACGAGAATCGCTGCTGCCCCAAAGACTGATTTCGAGTTTTGGAAGAACTTATTCCCT GTTGCGTTGGCACATACAATTGGGCATGTGGCTGCAACCGTTAGCATGTCGAAGGTTGCAGTTTCATTCACCCACATCATCAAGAGTGGTGAGCCTGCCTTCAGTGTCCTGGTTTCAAGGTTTCTATTGGGAGATACTTTTCCAATGCCTGTCTACTGGTCACTGTTGCCCATCATTGGGGGTTGCGCACTTGCTGCTGTTAGTGAGCTCAACTTCAACATGATTG GTTTTGTGGGTGCTATGATATCAAACTTGGCATTTGTTTTTCGGAACATTTTCTCAAAGAAAGGGATGAAGGGGAAGTCTGTTAGTGGGATGAACTACTACGCCTGTCTGTCCATTTTGTCTCTATTGATTCTCACACCATTTGCCATTGCTGTTGAGGGACCACAAGTGTGGGCTGCTGGCTGGCAGAATGCTGTAGCTCAAATTGGACCCAACTTTGTTTG GTGGGTGGCAGCTCAAAGTATATTCTACCATCTGTATAATCAGGTTTCATACATGTCGCTCGATCAGATATCACCATTGACATTTAGCATTGGTAACACAATGAAGCGGATATCTGTAATAGTCTCCTCCATAATTATCTTCCACACTCCTGTTCAACCCATCAATGCCCTTGGAGCTGCCATTGCAATTCTTGGTACCTTCCTGTATTCACAG GATCAGATGGATGAGGACTTCTTGAAGCTCTCAAAAATGTTCAATGCCATGAAATCTGCTGTTAGGGCCCCAGATCTTTACCCCAAATATAAAATTGCTGTTCTTGCTTCAAAGCAG GCTGGAGCTGGAAAAGGGGAAGAAGATCGTCTGCGGAGGGCGGTGCAGGAGGAGGTTTGA
- the LOC119988791 gene encoding glucose-6-phosphate/phosphate translocator 2, chloroplastic-like isoform X3 translates to MISSIKHAQCSLASSDFLPKRRTLVKSQFSPLPIIQNAQQGLNQSPTPQKPLHISSIGNFSLTETKTQKRTTTECQAYEADRSRPLDINIELLDEQARWEAAQRIKIGLYFATWWALNVVFNIYNKMVLNAFPYPWLTSTLSLACGSIMMLISWATRIAAAPKTDFEFWKNLFPVALAHTIGHVAATVSMSKVAVSFTHIIKSGEPAFSVLVSRFLLGDTFPMPVYWSLLPIIGGCALAAVSELNFNMIGFVGAMISNLAFVFRNIFSKKGMKGKSVSGMNYYACLSILSLLILTPFAIAVEGPQVWAAGWQNAVAQIGPNFVWWVAAQSIFYHLYNQVSYMSLDQISPLTFSIGNTMKRISVIVSSIIIFHTPVQPINALGAAIAILGTFLYSQISLSEVGFNLMICSCWTLNCC, encoded by the exons ATGATCTCTTCAATCAAGCACGCACAATGCTCTCTGGCGTCCTCAGACTTCCTGCCGAAAAGGCGCACACTTGTTAAATCCCAATTCTCTCCACTACCCATTATTCAAAACGCACAACAAGGCCTTAATCAGTCACCCACTCCACAAAAACCATTACATATCTCTTCAATTGGGAACTTTTCGCTTACAGAGACAAAGACCCAGAAGCGCACAACAACAGAGTGCCAAGCCTATGAGGCTGACCGGTCGCGCCCGCTTGACATCAATATTGAGTTGCTGGACGAGCAGGCACGATGGGAGGCGGCACAGAGGATCAAAATTGGGTTATATTTTGCGACCTGGTGGGCCTTGAACGTGGTGTTCAATATTTACAATAAGATGGTATTGAATGCGTTTCCTTATCCGTGGCTTACTTCGACGCTCTCACTCGCTTGTGGGTCTATTATGATGTTGATTTCGTGGGCCACGAGAATCGCTGCTGCCCCAAAGACTGATTTCGAGTTTTGGAAGAACTTATTCCCT GTTGCGTTGGCACATACAATTGGGCATGTGGCTGCAACCGTTAGCATGTCGAAGGTTGCAGTTTCATTCACCCACATCATCAAGAGTGGTGAGCCTGCCTTCAGTGTCCTGGTTTCAAGGTTTCTATTGGGAGATACTTTTCCAATGCCTGTCTACTGGTCACTGTTGCCCATCATTGGGGGTTGCGCACTTGCTGCTGTTAGTGAGCTCAACTTCAACATGATTG GTTTTGTGGGTGCTATGATATCAAACTTGGCATTTGTTTTTCGGAACATTTTCTCAAAGAAAGGGATGAAGGGGAAGTCTGTTAGTGGGATGAACTACTACGCCTGTCTGTCCATTTTGTCTCTATTGATTCTCACACCATTTGCCATTGCTGTTGAGGGACCACAAGTGTGGGCTGCTGGCTGGCAGAATGCTGTAGCTCAAATTGGACCCAACTTTGTTTG GTGGGTGGCAGCTCAAAGTATATTCTACCATCTGTATAATCAGGTTTCATACATGTCGCTCGATCAGATATCACCATTGACATTTAGCATTGGTAACACAATGAAGCGGATATCTGTAATAGTCTCCTCCATAATTATCTTCCACACTCCTGTTCAACCCATCAATGCCCTTGGAGCTGCCATTGCAATTCTTGGTACCTTCCTGTATTCACAG ATTTCCCTATCTGAAGTTGGGTTCAATCTGATGATATGTAGTTGTTGGACGCTTAATTGTTGTTAA